From Merismopedia glauca CCAP 1448/3, a single genomic window includes:
- a CDS encoding HhoA/HhoB/HtrA family serine endopeptidase — protein sequence MLKQDTNPKAKNWRRTITSLSLIAIGATAGVSGTYFAQKPENQAQLAPAIAAPIPDAPTRNNFITDVVEKVGPAVVRIDASRTVTAEVPEILQDPFFREFFGDRIPTSPQQRVEEGTGSGFIISSDGQILTNAHVVAGADRVSVVLKDGRTLQGKVMGTDPVTDVAVIKVEANNLPTVSLGNSEDLKPGEWAIAIGNPLGLDNTVTTGIISGTGRTSSQVGIPDKRVNFIQTDAAINPGNSGGPLLNANGQVIGMNTAIIRRAQGLGFAIPINTAKNIADRLVKTGKVEHAYLGIQMATLTPEIKRQINSSSNGRLKIDEDKGVLILRVLPNSPAAKGGLKSGDTIIEVNGQPTTTADRLQQSVNDVEVGANLPIKLRRQGQTLEVNVRTGAFPVARSANRS from the coding sequence ATGTTAAAACAAGATACCAACCCTAAAGCTAAAAACTGGCGAAGAACTATTACATCTCTTTCTTTAATAGCTATTGGAGCTACGGCGGGCGTTTCAGGGACTTATTTCGCTCAAAAACCGGAAAATCAAGCGCAATTAGCTCCAGCGATCGCTGCTCCCATACCTGATGCACCTACTCGAAATAACTTTATTACAGATGTAGTAGAAAAAGTTGGCCCTGCGGTAGTGAGAATTGATGCTTCTCGCACTGTAACGGCTGAAGTTCCTGAAATCCTCCAAGATCCGTTCTTCCGCGAGTTTTTTGGCGATCGCATTCCCACATCTCCCCAACAAAGAGTTGAAGAAGGTACTGGATCTGGATTTATTATTAGTAGTGACGGTCAAATCCTCACCAACGCGCACGTAGTTGCTGGTGCCGATCGCGTCTCTGTAGTGCTAAAAGATGGACGGACATTGCAGGGGAAAGTCATGGGTACAGATCCCGTGACTGATGTGGCTGTGATCAAAGTTGAAGCCAATAACCTCCCGACAGTCAGTTTAGGCAACTCAGAAGACCTCAAACCAGGAGAATGGGCGATCGCCATTGGTAACCCCCTAGGTTTAGATAATACCGTCACCACAGGCATTATTAGCGGTACTGGGAGAACTAGCAGCCAAGTGGGGATACCTGACAAACGGGTGAACTTCATTCAAACAGATGCAGCGATTAACCCAGGAAACTCAGGTGGACCACTGTTGAACGCCAATGGTCAAGTAATTGGGATGAATACGGCTATTATTAGAAGGGCGCAAGGCTTGGGATTTGCTATTCCCATCAATACCGCTAAAAATATCGCCGATCGCCTGGTAAAAACTGGTAAGGTGGAACACGCATATTTAGGCATTCAAATGGCTACCCTCACGCCAGAAATCAAACGCCAGATTAATAGTAGTTCTAATGGTCGTCTCAAGATTGATGAAGACAAAGGTGTACTTATTTTGAGAGTATTACCTAATTCTCCTGCCGCTAAGGGTGGTTTAAAATCGGGAGATACTATTATTGAAGTTAACGGTCAGCCTACCACCACCGCTGATCGCCTTCAGCAATCAGTGAACGATGTTGAAGTTGGTGCTAACTTGCCCATTAAATTGCGCCGTCAGGGACAAACATTGGAAGTCAATGTCCGCACAGGTGCCTTTCCTGTAGCCAGATCGGCAAATCGATCCTAG
- a CDS encoding prephenate/arogenate dehydrogenase yields the protein MKIGIVGLGLIGGSLAWDLQDLNYQVIGVSRKESTCNLAVEMGIVSAASTDLDMVKTVDVVFICTPLGAIASTTLELIPHLRENTIVTDAGSAKGAIVSAITPHWHNFVGGHPMAGKEESGLKYAQKDLFRHNPYVLTPTEVTPQESVAVVTEIVAALGAKLYQCSPEIHDRAVSWISHLPAMVSASLIATCLKEPNPDIQQLARQVASSGFKDTSRVGGGNPELRRMMAEYNREELLRSLYQYQETLGEFISLIESENWDGLHEVLVMTQRSRPEFLNHTLEERKKEEGRRKKEE from the coding sequence ATGAAAATTGGCATAGTGGGATTAGGTTTAATTGGTGGCTCATTAGCTTGGGATTTGCAAGATTTAAATTACCAAGTTATCGGAGTATCGAGGAAAGAGTCAACTTGTAACTTAGCTGTAGAAATGGGGATAGTATCAGCAGCTAGTACCGATTTAGATATGGTAAAAACGGTTGATGTAGTTTTTATTTGTACTCCCTTGGGAGCGATCGCATCTACTACCCTAGAATTAATCCCTCATTTGAGAGAAAATACGATCGTCACCGATGCAGGTTCGGCTAAAGGGGCGATCGTATCAGCCATTACACCCCATTGGCACAACTTTGTCGGCGGACATCCAATGGCGGGAAAAGAAGAAAGTGGCTTAAAATATGCTCAAAAAGATTTGTTCCGCCACAATCCCTACGTTCTCACACCCACAGAAGTAACTCCTCAAGAATCAGTAGCTGTAGTCACGGAAATAGTGGCAGCTTTAGGAGCTAAACTATATCAATGTTCGCCAGAAATCCACGATCGCGCTGTCAGTTGGATTTCTCATTTACCTGCGATGGTGAGTGCGAGTTTAATCGCTACTTGTTTAAAAGAACCGAATCCAGATATTCAGCAACTAGCCAGACAAGTCGCCAGTTCTGGGTTTAAAGATACAAGTCGAGTCGGTGGCGGCAATCCAGAGCTACGCCGAATGATGGCAGAATATAATCGAGAAGAACTGTTGCGATCGCTCTATCAGTATCAAGAGACTTTGGGTGAATTTATCTCTCTGATTGAATCCGAAAACTGGGATGGCTTACATGAAGTATTAGTCATGACTCAGCGATCGCGACCTGAGTTTCTCAATCATACTTTAGAAGAAAGGAAGAAGGAAGAAGGAAGAAGGAAAAAGGAAGAGTAG
- a CDS encoding HpsJ family protein, with protein sequence MTKSKSVPVNWSPRTVFRPVGYCLLVLAIIDIIDILWPIQLLDFNWELYVIPQLVERVAVPLIAIALIFYGESRVGSVIETRILQVLRWFSLLLGVIFLLLFPLILVDTPRVQNQINSEVNFNIDPKIRQENTRKIEKSKNQEQIALNRQKIEIATQRRALEQREALATQVEKVAKEGNDTEFKNLVTRLNQGQPVTDQNLSKAKADILKNAPEIKKQLQTQIQQILAAETQLKSTASQGALKNAIKYAIGALISGILFIYIWRLNR encoded by the coding sequence ATGACTAAAAGTAAATCTGTGCCAGTGAATTGGTCGCCCCGTACCGTTTTTCGTCCTGTCGGTTATTGTTTATTAGTATTAGCAATTATCGATATTATAGACATTTTGTGGCCTATCCAATTATTAGATTTTAACTGGGAGCTTTACGTTATACCTCAGTTAGTAGAACGAGTAGCAGTACCTCTGATTGCTATAGCATTAATTTTCTATGGAGAGAGTCGGGTAGGTTCTGTCATAGAAACTAGAATTCTCCAAGTTTTGAGGTGGTTCTCTTTACTTTTAGGGGTCATATTTTTATTATTGTTTCCCTTGATTTTGGTAGATACTCCCCGCGTTCAAAATCAAATTAATTCTGAAGTTAATTTCAATATCGATCCTAAGATTCGACAAGAAAACACTAGAAAAATTGAAAAATCGAAAAATCAAGAACAAATAGCTCTAAACCGCCAAAAGATCGAAATAGCTACCCAAAGAAGAGCGCTAGAGCAACGAGAAGCTTTGGCAACACAAGTAGAAAAAGTGGCAAAAGAGGGCAACGATACAGAATTTAAAAACTTAGTAACTCGCTTGAATCAAGGTCAACCTGTAACCGATCAAAACCTGTCAAAAGCTAAGGCAGATATTTTGAAAAATGCACCTGAAATTAAAAAGCAATTACAAACACAAATACAGCAGATATTAGCTGCTGAAACGCAGTTAAAATCAACAGCAAGTCAGGGTGCATTAAAAAATGCCATTAAGTATGCAATAGGAGCTTTAATCTCAGGAATTTTATTTATATATATCTGGCGGCTAAACCGTTAA
- a CDS encoding cyanoexosortase A system-associated protein, translated as MPSLRLSFLTLTFIGVFVVLVKVILEPKAGTNLVKYNPYTFPESIPITQWKFDKSQSIMPGKKDDGQFFGARNYQYSQNQLKVNIDMHYLVNTTGNVNTFLKDYYFKNPSDKNPDLKVKQQPDIGFYNIFLYDKKIQIISCINPRGGATANVSQFFLNRQRYDYTNKNGGWNKLISWFLGQEELQDRRCMWTHLSMPIGNLPPEKAFVEIEKVWFSWYDWWQMNFPRA; from the coding sequence ATGCCATCTCTGCGTTTGAGTTTTTTGACATTAACTTTTATCGGTGTTTTTGTCGTTTTAGTCAAAGTAATATTAGAGCCTAAAGCTGGAACTAATTTAGTAAAATATAATCCTTACACCTTTCCAGAAAGTATACCTATAACACAATGGAAATTTGATAAAAGTCAATCTATAATGCCTGGCAAAAAAGATGATGGACAATTTTTTGGTGCCCGAAACTATCAATATAGCCAAAATCAATTAAAGGTAAATATTGATATGCATTACTTAGTTAATACAACTGGAAATGTTAATACCTTTCTCAAGGATTATTACTTTAAAAATCCTTCGGACAAAAACCCAGATTTAAAAGTTAAACAGCAGCCAGATATAGGTTTTTATAATATTTTTTTGTATGACAAAAAAATTCAAATCATCAGTTGTATCAACCCTCGTGGTGGTGCAACAGCTAATGTATCCCAGTTTTTTCTGAATCGCCAAAGATACGACTACACTAACAAAAATGGTGGTTGGAATAAACTGATTTCTTGGTTTTTAGGTCAAGAAGAGCTTCAAGATCGTAGATGTATGTGGACGCATTTATCAATGCCAATCGGTAATTTACCGCCAGAAAAAGCCTTTGTAGAAATAGAAAAAGTTTGGTTTTCTTGGTATGATTGGTGGCAGATGAATTTTCCTAGAGCTTAA
- the crtA gene encoding cyanoexosortase A, whose amino-acid sequence MVNIDFSLSRQPQFWLLAIASGLVAIHLTIVGKVETGDLFGISLIYWLAVGSLIWEKRATLVWRNDLSACILGSFLLLIVLFKSILPAVDSKFLYTAPLLSGLGLALIASGFHQLKQYWQELLILFCLVINKITIAFLGSINLAEYTAKFSTLLLWYSGFQVGREGVNIILPNQVIEVYTACSGVEAIAQMEALALLFIIMFPLSLTKKIIVPLIAMVIGFVVNCIRVVIMSLLAANSQQEAFDYWHEGDGSLVFSLIAALVFAGFCYLLLRSENTQESDSASLS is encoded by the coding sequence ATGGTTAATATAGATTTTTCATTATCGCGTCAACCGCAGTTTTGGTTATTGGCGATCGCGTCGGGGTTAGTTGCCATTCATCTCACCATAGTTGGTAAAGTAGAAACTGGCGATCTCTTTGGGATTAGTCTGATTTACTGGTTAGCTGTAGGTTCTCTAATTTGGGAGAAACGAGCCACATTAGTTTGGCGAAATGATTTATCTGCCTGTATTTTGGGATCTTTTCTCTTACTAATAGTATTATTTAAGAGCATCTTACCTGCTGTTGATAGTAAGTTTTTATACACTGCACCTTTACTGTCTGGTTTGGGTTTAGCGTTAATCGCTTCTGGATTTCATCAACTCAAACAATATTGGCAAGAATTATTAATTCTTTTTTGTTTAGTTATTAATAAAATAACGATCGCTTTTCTTGGTTCTATCAATTTAGCCGAATACACTGCTAAATTTTCGACACTTTTGCTCTGGTACTCAGGTTTTCAAGTAGGCAGAGAAGGTGTTAATATAATTCTTCCTAACCAAGTTATCGAAGTTTATACGGCTTGTTCTGGTGTGGAAGCTATAGCCCAAATGGAAGCCCTGGCGTTGCTATTTATAATTATGTTTCCTTTAAGTTTAACTAAAAAAATCATCGTTCCTTTGATAGCAATGGTGATTGGATTTGTAGTTAATTGCATTCGCGTCGTGATTATGTCTTTATTAGCCGCGAATTCTCAGCAAGAGGCTTTCGATTATTGGCACGAAGGAGATGGTTCTTTAGTTTTTTCCTTAATTGCAGCATTAGTGTTTGCAGGATTTTGCTATCTATTGCTCAGATCGGAAAATACTCAAGAAAGTGACTCTGCATCTCTTAGTTAA